The stretch of DNA CTATAtccaaatttttgtaaaatcgtctGTATGTCGAGCGGATAGGTCACacctatatttttttaaaaaaataggtaaaaagTTGCGACCTATAGGCGAGTATATACGGTAGCTGTCTTGTCTATATGAGCATGCTATGCATACGCTCCTTTAATTCTACAACATAATAAACTAATCTCGATCACACCATATCATGTGTGACCGTAGATAAAACATGAAACAAAAACGATGTTCGAAAAGGTTAAAAAAATTACCATCCTTCTCCTCCTCAAGAATTTTCAAAATCCGCATGTTCACTTCTTCCTTCCTTTTTTTTGGTGTCGGTGCGACAGAAGATGACCCAGACACTTCTTCCCCTTCTACCACAGCTGATAGAGTGACAAGTTCTAAATTTGAGGACGTTCTGAAATATGAAATAGAAAAGGTCCTGAAATAACTTCAAATTAATAAAGAATTTAACTTGTACCAAATTGAACAGATCATTTCAAAACATGTGATAGATATATCATTGAAATAGGCACACACTTTTCATCATAGTAACATATCACAGCAGCTCAATATTTACTCTTGTGCCGATTTTATGCAAAATAACTTACTTTCGATGCTGCACGAAGGAATCTAAAAAAGTCATGTGTTCAAATAGATGCCATTTATTCGTTGAAACGCCTCCGGGTGCCCCTGACTTCATGgtactttcatttttatttttcatcttgACGAATCTGTCTCGCAAGGCCTTCCACTTCTCTCTTGCCTGCTGTCCTAAATAGCATTATCAGATTGTGGTGTTAGTTGAGCAAAGCAagcttttattttcaatttggtgtacttgaaaatattttagacaACGTGATTTTGCCATCAAGATAAATCCAGCAATGCCATAATAAAAGTAACTAACCAGTAACATGGAGCAATGCTCCTATCTCCGCCCAATTGTTGGATTTGATATTAACATCACGATAATCGTGACGACTCATGTCATACAGACATGGTCTAGATTTCACCTCATTTATTAAAAGCTCTTCAAACGACATGACTGTGAAACAAAGTTTGTAAtgaattcaaaatacaattgttgttagaattcatACCGGTATAGCAAATAGTAAAGACTACAATCCTTCACTAGTACttgcaatcaattttattctgacCTAGATAACGGTACCTAATTTGGATATTTAACTTATAAATTACGATAAACGGTACCTAATTTGATATTGCAGTTATAAAATGCGGTACCTTCTGAtctaagcagaatgtaaaaccaCTTCCCACGGGAAGCAGCCGACAACGCCGCAAAAAAGCACGTGGAATTCGAAGGTCAGTCGCGCCGAAAAACGCTCAGCGAGAGAATCAGCAGCGGCACCGCGCGTCGTCGTTAGGTGCCGCGCTTTCAGTGTGAACGGCGTCACTTGAAACAATGGAGAGCGATCTCGAGCGCACTTCGCAACGCGTCGCGACGCATCCAGTGTAAACGCACCTTAATGAGGTACGGTATTCGCCTTAAGTAacgcaaaattaaaatatgtgcTAAAATACCTGAATACAAggtaaatttattatttgtttagCACTGAATgctaattactgaattatatcctatttcagtatttgtcatGGAATGtctgtttaattaaaaattgagtAGATTAATTTTAACTAAACGCGTCTGTCAAGTATTTTATTCCGCGTTAGACAGACCTTTTTTAAAAACGTTCTGTTAGATTTAAATATTACTGTCTTATGCTACTGTCAGACTACTATTTTCTAGATACCTGTTTGAAAGTGTTTCCAatctataaaatattttctggatTTGTATGGTAACTACTGCCTGACTGCAGTACTAtactaatacagtaatacatAATAGAGCTgcatgtatatgtatatttgatatttttagtatCTCTGTATCTTTTATCATTTAATATTGTTGATGGTTCGTCTCATTTTCAAAGACTTAAATGTTTTTCTAGCTCTTGTTAGtgcaataaaactaaaatgagaCAAAAGTATATTCAAGGAAATAATGCAAGATTCGTaagataatttgaaaaaatattaggaaGAAAAAGAAGTTTAAGAATTACCTaatattaagttatttttttcTCTGCTCAAAAGAAATAGATAAACGTTTTTTTAGTTCAACTCGCCAATATGATTATcccattttgttttttcatatatGGAGTACAGTTCTAGTGactttgtaataatttgaaaattttggctTTCTTATtgttcaacaaaaaaaaattatagaaagtGATATGGAATACATATTTTGACATTGACGTGTTGATTCATATTCCTTGCTCTGCCACAAAGTTTATTTTCGAtgcaatatttctgtatttactggTTAGGAAGTACTTTCTTGTTCTCTACTTGCTCTGAGCTATGTAGTGGTTTGTATAAGTCAAGTACCCACTCAGAAACCAAGAGACTCAAACCAAAATTAAGAGGGATGGGGGTACCAAGTTTTATAGATAAGTATTTATATAACTAAATCGGTGCCAATTTTTTCCAGACCAGCTTGTAAAAGACATTATCCGCAACCTAAAATGCTAGTCTGCTTCAACCGAATTTGAGAGGGACGGAGCGCAATGTTTTATGCAGGAATATTGTATATAATTGAAGCCGTgccaattttcaaatcaactTGTTATAGACGATATAAATAACCTAGAATGCCAGCGTAAATTAACAACAATATATTAAGTTGGAAGTTTGTAATGGTACCATGTTTGTTATTCAATTTGGAATCAAATTCTCAGAACTGGGGAATAGTTCTTAATACTATTATAGTCAGTCTTAAGTTTATTTACTTTGATCAAAGATGATTTGGCATTGTTAAGGTAGATTCAATGTTTGGCCATGTGCATTAGACATAATTCTGTTTTGGTGTCCTAGATTTTCTGTTTATAAGATAAGTACTTCAGTATGCCTCTGTGTAAACAATCTGCAAATGTTAAAAGTGCTTGAACGTTCTAAATCCAGGTTGAAAGCAAAACAACATTTGCAGACGATTTGTCATGCTTCCAACACTTGTTTTGATCTAGGTTTGATCTCGAAATTTTGAGCCAAATGCTTTATTACcgatatataatattatatatttcttaGAAAGCGTCTATAAGCGTAAATAAATTCACTGTCACACCTTTTGCTAGGAACAAAGCAGGCACCCAGTGGCATCTGACAATATGTAACTGTATAACTGAGGTAgaatgtaatttaaaaaaaatgttattgcGTTTCCAAACGAAAAATAGCATATTATTTTACGGTATCTAGATGCCTACTGCATTTTTATACCTGTTTTTACTAACATCCCCCATATGATGTATTCCCCATGTTTTTGGACGCATTAGCAAAGTTTCTAGTGTTTAtcgacaatttttcactgtttttaaactttttagtaagttttctagtgtttttggacggtttttcactgttctatCTTATGTATTACGGTAACAAAATTTCGTTTGAATCCagatttctttattattattaatgaaatgtttatgatagTCATTGATTATGAAGACTGAAATCACAGAATTGAAGCTTGAATTAAAACAATGGGagctaaattttttaaaaatgaacgGCCGGAAACCGACAAAAAATGATGCAGCTGAAATTCCAGAAATTAGAGACAAATATGCCAAATTTGTCAACttgaaaaaagattttcaaGAGCTTCATCGTACAAAGCATAATGTGGAATCGAAAGAGAATAATGAGAATTTAGAGAAGCCATTAAAACCTGTTCAAAATGATAGCAGTAGAAAAATATTGTCTCCCAAAAATAGTCAAGTGGAGAATTCTTCTGTCAAGTTTAAATCACCGTCCAAAAGTAGTAAAACTAGTTCCGTTTGGGGTGAAAATTTATTGAAGAAGAATTTTGTTGCGTCAAAAACTAGCGATTTTCATGACAGTTCACCTACAAGGGAAATCAATGACAAAGCTACAAACGCTTCCCCAGAAAAGAAAGGTAATAATTGGAGAgacaaaatgagaaaaaatattGGTTTGGGATCGGCAAAACATTTAGCAACCAACTTAAAAAGAAGATCTAGAATAACAAGTGCACTAAATAGTACTCTTGGTTTGGATGACTCTGTGGTATCGACAGATGAAACTGCCTCTGATGGTATAACTTCTGACATATCATTTGGAAGCCAACTTAAGATTGTATCAAAAAGtgggaattcaaattttaattcacCGAATACTTCATTTAGAAATAGTTCCCCGTTTGTTCCAAAGCCTCCGAAAAGCTTGCTATCAAAGTCTATCAATATGGATTTCCTGCAAGACGAGGATCTTTCTGATTTGAAAAATCTTGTGCAAGAAACCAAGGCTGACTCAAACAAGGATACAGAATTCGAACAAGCATCTGAAACGAATTTTAGTCACGAAAATGAGGTTAGTGGTACTGAGGAAAATTTTGATAACGCGAATGAAGAAAATGTAGAACCAATAAAAGATGAAACAGAAAGTTTTATAGAAGCCAACTTCAGAGAAAAGCCgaagaaaacaaatttttctttttcatctgaTAACCATTTTCCTACAATTAATTACGATTCTGTTCGTTTGAACGCAGAAAAAATGATAGACGAAGTTAAATTAACAGAAAAAGAAACTTCGGTCAGCGATGATGCGGAATTGCCAGCGACAGACAAAGAAAATGTCACAAAGGGAAGCACGAAAGTAAAATCACAGTCTACTACTCGTGCAATTCCGCAAACTAACTTTGTACTATTGAATATGAAGAAGAAATGTTACAGCAAAAGGGGAGGAGCTGGAAACTTTTTGCGGAAACAAGTCCTGCGACAAAAACTTGCCAAAAAAGGGTATTCATATAAGAGTGGATGGAAGGGGCGCAGTGGTGGTTCTAGCTTTCGAAGTGGGGGATCTAAATGGAAAGGTGGGGGTGACGTGGGGTATCGAGATAGAACTGCTGATAAGTGTTTCAAATGTGGTGAGACCGGACATTGGGCAAGTAAATGCAGAGGTTTTAAATCGCAACAAAAGAAAATAGACCCAGAAGAAGAACaacaaaataaagaaagtttagaagaaattattgaaaatattgatatgTTAACATCAGCTTTGAAAGGTGAATCGAACAATGAAATGCTACAAAAAGCTACTGTGGGTTTGTGTGACC from Styela clava chromosome 14, kaStyClav1.hap1.2, whole genome shotgun sequence encodes:
- the LOC120335792 gene encoding uncharacterized protein LOC120335792, which translates into the protein MSFEELLINEVKSRPCLYDMSRHDYRDVNIKSNNWAEIGALLHVTGQQAREKWKALRDRFVKMKNKNESTMKSGAPGGVSTNKWHLFEHMTFLDSFVQHRKTSSNLELVTLSAVVEGEEVSGSSSVAPTPKKRKEEVNMRILKILEEEKDDDPDKFFLLSLLPQLKRLSPERASSTKMKIMQLLHEAEFEK